One Leifsonia shinshuensis DNA window includes the following coding sequences:
- a CDS encoding lipopolysaccharide biosynthesis protein, giving the protein MTEDLPAESSWFKMTTWLLFANLFRNLGLIAILVLLARFTNSESVGHYSLALAINTPIFTFAEFGMRTVYLTLQREYRFSSYIAVRVSMIGGAFVVGAIVSLFFPLEIGVSIVLVAAVKFMDSLSDLFSAPLQKYNAAEKIMRGYLVGAILGTAVVAVALWQTRSLNAALASLLVVSTIVAIIMWRPAHKLVRVAERDLEPSPRRTELTEIVRAGLPTGVSWAMLSLVATMPQYFLAPTHGPTEVGRFAIILYVLAAVELFLNALSQSWIPTARERWSAGESVGHFARAVTVVSARWTAFFIPLTIVGVAAMWFLMPLVFGPVYTMSLGELIPLAVCILSTPAVFFGAIGLTVRNLYAEGIILSAAAAITSFVLCAVIIPGYGVEGALWATFGAYGVRAITAFVILFRSRRLPATATA; this is encoded by the coding sequence GTGACAGAGGATCTCCCCGCCGAGAGCTCCTGGTTCAAGATGACGACCTGGCTCCTCTTCGCGAACCTGTTCCGCAATCTCGGCCTGATCGCCATCCTCGTCCTGCTGGCGCGGTTCACGAACAGCGAAAGCGTCGGGCACTACTCGCTCGCGCTCGCCATCAACACGCCGATCTTCACGTTCGCGGAGTTCGGCATGCGGACGGTCTACTTGACGCTGCAGCGCGAGTACCGCTTCTCGTCGTACATCGCCGTCCGGGTGTCCATGATCGGCGGCGCGTTCGTCGTCGGCGCGATCGTGTCGTTGTTCTTCCCGCTGGAGATCGGCGTCTCGATCGTGCTCGTCGCCGCCGTGAAGTTCATGGACTCGCTGTCCGACCTGTTCTCCGCTCCACTGCAGAAGTACAACGCGGCAGAGAAGATCATGCGGGGCTATCTGGTTGGCGCCATCCTCGGAACGGCGGTGGTGGCAGTCGCCCTCTGGCAGACCCGCAGCCTCAACGCGGCGCTGGCCTCCCTGCTGGTCGTGTCGACCATCGTGGCGATCATCATGTGGCGGCCGGCGCACAAGCTCGTCCGGGTGGCGGAGCGCGACCTGGAGCCCAGCCCGCGACGCACGGAGCTCACCGAGATCGTCCGTGCCGGGCTTCCGACCGGGGTCTCGTGGGCGATGCTCTCCCTCGTGGCCACCATGCCGCAGTACTTCCTCGCCCCCACGCACGGCCCGACCGAGGTCGGCCGGTTCGCCATCATCCTGTACGTGCTCGCCGCCGTCGAGCTCTTCCTCAACGCGCTCTCCCAGTCGTGGATCCCGACTGCGCGGGAACGCTGGTCGGCGGGCGAGAGCGTCGGCCACTTCGCGCGCGCCGTCACCGTCGTCTCGGCTCGCTGGACCGCCTTCTTCATCCCGCTGACGATCGTGGGCGTCGCTGCGATGTGGTTCCTGATGCCGCTCGTGTTCGGGCCGGTGTACACGATGTCCCTCGGCGAGCTCATCCCGCTCGCCGTGTGCATCCTGTCCACCCCTGCGGTGTTCTTCGGCGCGATCGGCCTGACCGTGCGCAACCTGTACGCCGAGGGCATCATCCTGAGCGCCGCGGCCGCCATCACCAGCTTCGTGCTGTGCGCCGTGATCATCCCCGGCTACGGCGTCGAGGGCGCGCTCTGGGCGACCTTCGGCGCCTACGGGGTGCGGGCGATCACCGCGTTCGTCATCCTCTTCCGCAGCCGGCGGCTGCCGGCGACGGCCACCGCCTGA
- a CDS encoding FG-GAP-like repeat-containing protein, producing the protein MRGRHILPSSRTTALLLVIATAVALGSMGADGGLPARAATTAPAATPAATPAATPAAATASPSPSPTASPSPSATSTPAPSASNTDPSLATMNAAGNHSMGSTIAANDPSAVSTPAPGARSFALTAPLASQFPPGVPGLDVSGWQTLTRSDWTTIANNGAKFAYTKATESTDYVSSQFSEQYNDSYAAGLIRGAYHFATPNTSSGAAQANYFVNNGGGWLNDGRTLPPLLDIEYNPYGDTCYGMAGAAMVNWIRDFSNTVLARVGRLPAIYSTTDWWTRCTGNDGSFGANPLFIARYPSNISSGAGTLPAGWSNYTMWQYADSGVFPGDQDTFNGTVADLAALASNGPNVQPLPSPLIGVGDFNGDGKPDFIARRSDGTLWFYAGTGSATSYNDPGYAPAVQIGTGWGVYNALVGVGDLNGDGKPDLVARRPDGSVFVYTGTGNAGVGGAEGYNAGVQVANGWNVYQDITAVGDFAGDGKRDLLARKTDGTLWLIESTGTVTSGGTFSAPVQIGTSWNVFQTLLGIGDLNGDGKPDVIGIDSNGAATYYAGAGAANGYYKPGVAMSIPGASPTDVFATPGDLDGDGIPDLLDRNLSGNLYLIKGSRMRAEGYTSAQPGGGVWTTIAQTVAPGDFNGDGKPDMLTEASDGTLWLRAGTGGSNPSFGPATKIGWGWNIYSKIIAAGDLNGDGKPDLLGIKPDGTLWFYAGTGTVSATDTGYRAGIQVGWGWNTLAGVQGVGDVTGDGKADLLAYRSDGTLVLYSGTGVIDSTHQGYNAGVTVSQSAPGAMEIIAPRDFDGDGKPDVIIRKTDGTLWMYPGTGSSAGGAVFGTPYRIGTGWSIFQTVTSPGDLDGNGTSDLFAFQSNGSASFYEGTGKAGAPGQPAFASPMLNGTSWGAYR; encoded by the coding sequence ATGCGCGGACGCCACATCCTGCCCTCTTCACGAACGACGGCCCTCCTGCTCGTCATCGCCACCGCCGTCGCGCTCGGCAGCATGGGCGCGGACGGAGGACTGCCCGCCCGCGCGGCGACGACGGCTCCCGCGGCGACCCCAGCGGCCACCCCCGCGGCGACTCCTGCGGCGGCGACCGCCTCCCCGTCCCCGTCGCCGACAGCGTCGCCCAGCCCGTCAGCCACATCGACTCCGGCGCCGTCCGCCTCGAACACGGACCCCTCGCTCGCCACGATGAACGCGGCGGGCAACCACTCCATGGGATCCACCATCGCCGCGAACGACCCCAGTGCGGTGAGCACGCCCGCCCCCGGCGCGCGCAGCTTCGCGCTGACCGCGCCGCTCGCGAGCCAGTTCCCGCCGGGAGTCCCCGGGCTCGACGTGAGCGGCTGGCAGACGCTCACTCGCTCCGACTGGACCACGATCGCCAACAACGGCGCCAAGTTCGCCTACACGAAGGCCACCGAGAGCACGGACTACGTCAGCAGCCAGTTCAGCGAGCAGTACAACGACTCCTACGCCGCCGGCCTCATTCGCGGCGCCTACCATTTCGCGACGCCCAACACGTCCTCCGGCGCCGCCCAGGCCAACTACTTCGTGAACAACGGCGGCGGCTGGCTCAACGACGGCCGTACGCTGCCCCCGCTCCTCGACATCGAGTACAACCCGTACGGCGACACCTGCTACGGCATGGCCGGCGCCGCGATGGTGAACTGGATTCGGGACTTCTCCAACACCGTGCTCGCCCGCGTCGGCAGGCTGCCGGCGATCTACTCGACGACCGACTGGTGGACGCGGTGTACGGGCAACGACGGCAGCTTCGGGGCGAACCCGCTCTTCATCGCGCGCTACCCGAGCAACATCTCATCCGGAGCCGGAACCCTTCCCGCCGGGTGGTCGAACTACACGATGTGGCAGTACGCCGACTCCGGGGTGTTCCCCGGCGACCAGGACACGTTCAACGGTACGGTGGCCGACCTCGCGGCTTTGGCGTCCAATGGACCGAACGTGCAGCCGCTGCCCAGTCCGCTGATCGGCGTCGGCGACTTCAACGGCGACGGCAAACCGGACTTCATCGCGCGGCGGTCGGACGGGACGCTCTGGTTCTACGCCGGAACGGGCTCGGCGACGAGCTACAACGACCCGGGCTACGCGCCTGCCGTCCAGATCGGCACCGGCTGGGGGGTCTACAACGCGCTCGTCGGAGTCGGCGATCTCAACGGGGACGGCAAGCCGGACCTTGTGGCCCGGCGTCCTGACGGCTCCGTGTTCGTGTACACCGGCACCGGGAACGCCGGCGTCGGCGGAGCCGAGGGCTACAACGCCGGGGTCCAGGTCGCCAACGGATGGAACGTATACCAGGACATCACGGCCGTCGGCGACTTCGCCGGCGACGGCAAGCGCGACCTGCTCGCCCGCAAGACGGACGGGACGCTGTGGCTGATCGAGTCGACCGGGACGGTGACCTCCGGCGGCACATTCAGCGCTCCTGTCCAGATCGGCACGAGCTGGAACGTCTTCCAGACGCTGCTCGGCATCGGCGACCTCAACGGCGACGGCAAGCCGGATGTCATCGGCATCGACTCGAACGGCGCGGCGACCTACTACGCGGGCGCCGGAGCGGCGAACGGGTACTACAAGCCCGGAGTGGCGATGTCGATCCCGGGAGCCTCGCCGACCGATGTCTTCGCGACGCCGGGCGATCTCGACGGTGACGGCATTCCCGACCTCCTCGACCGGAACCTCAGCGGCAACCTCTACCTTATCAAGGGCTCCCGGATGCGCGCCGAGGGCTACACGAGCGCTCAACCGGGTGGCGGGGTCTGGACGACGATCGCACAGACGGTCGCGCCGGGCGACTTCAACGGCGACGGAAAGCCGGACATGCTGACCGAGGCGTCGGACGGGACGCTGTGGCTGAGGGCGGGAACCGGCGGCTCCAATCCCTCGTTCGGGCCGGCCACCAAGATCGGCTGGGGCTGGAACATCTACAGCAAGATCATCGCGGCCGGTGACCTGAACGGCGACGGCAAGCCCGACCTCCTCGGCATCAAACCGGACGGCACGCTCTGGTTCTACGCCGGCACCGGCACCGTGAGCGCCACGGACACGGGCTACCGGGCCGGCATCCAGGTCGGCTGGGGCTGGAACACGCTCGCGGGCGTCCAGGGCGTCGGCGATGTCACCGGCGATGGCAAGGCCGACCTGCTCGCGTACCGCTCGGACGGCACCCTCGTGCTCTACAGCGGAACGGGTGTGATCGACTCGACGCACCAGGGATACAACGCGGGCGTGACAGTCTCGCAGTCCGCCCCCGGCGCCATGGAGATCATCGCTCCGCGCGACTTCGACGGCGACGGCAAGCCGGACGTGATCATCCGCAAGACGGACGGCACGCTCTGGATGTACCCGGGCACCGGCAGCTCGGCCGGGGGAGCCGTCTTCGGCACGCCGTACCGGATCGGGACGGGCTGGTCGATCTTCCAGACGGTCACCAGCCCGGGCGACCTCGACGGCAACGGCACGTCGGACCTGTTCGCGTTCCAGTCGAACGGCAGCGCGTCGTTCTACGAGGGGACAGGCAAGGCGGGAGCCCCCGGCCAGCCCGCGTTCGCCTCGCCGATGCTGAACGGGACGTCCTGGGGCGCGTACCGCTGA
- a CDS encoding DUF2142 domain-containing protein yields the protein MIPVLALIALAGWALASPVGASPDDDYHLTSIWCADGLQNGVCEKAATPDAREVPYLVARPTCYVFHADVSASCQLVKHPLDASTTRGNFEGQYPPFFYATMRTFVTSDVLSSVVTMRIVNSVLFVGLASLVCWLLPPRRRTTLFWGIAGSIVPLGIFIIASVNPSSWALLSGGVLFVATAGYLESAGWRKIGLGATAVVTAFMGGGARSDAAIYAVIAVGAAVLVTVQWNKRFWLSALLPLGIAAMSAVLFRLGSQVEGAISGAWGPPHMQGSTLNVAFRTLIQLPSLYAGSFGVNWGLGWLDTIMPAIVWFPAFAVFLALIFAGLRSMNLWKGIALSGVALVLFVIPFYLLVHGRFPVGEQIQPRYLTPLIMVLLAVALWQVGGTVFRLTRVQWWAIVVSLAVANSIALHENIRRYVTGTDVPGFNLSSHVEWWWPISLSPMWAWAIGSVAFAGALVLALLEFSPEARFRIGRRRVDGTAPEPHEELRPVEAL from the coding sequence TTGATCCCCGTCCTCGCCCTGATCGCCCTCGCCGGGTGGGCGCTGGCCTCGCCCGTCGGCGCGTCGCCCGACGACGACTACCACCTCACCAGCATCTGGTGCGCAGACGGCCTCCAGAACGGTGTCTGCGAGAAGGCGGCGACGCCGGACGCCCGCGAAGTGCCGTATCTGGTGGCCAGGCCCACGTGCTACGTCTTCCACGCCGACGTCAGCGCGTCCTGCCAGCTCGTCAAGCACCCCCTGGACGCCAGCACCACCCGTGGCAACTTCGAAGGGCAGTACCCGCCCTTCTTCTATGCGACGATGCGCACGTTCGTGACCAGCGACGTCCTGTCGTCCGTGGTCACCATGCGGATCGTGAACAGCGTCCTCTTCGTCGGCCTGGCCTCCCTGGTCTGCTGGCTGCTGCCACCCCGGAGGCGGACGACGCTGTTCTGGGGGATCGCGGGCTCGATCGTCCCACTGGGCATCTTCATCATCGCCTCGGTGAACCCGAGCAGCTGGGCGCTCCTGTCCGGCGGCGTCCTCTTCGTCGCGACGGCGGGTTACCTCGAGTCCGCGGGATGGCGCAAGATCGGGCTGGGAGCGACCGCTGTCGTGACCGCGTTCATGGGCGGCGGCGCCCGCTCGGACGCAGCGATCTACGCCGTGATCGCCGTCGGGGCCGCAGTGCTCGTGACGGTCCAGTGGAACAAGCGTTTCTGGCTCTCCGCGCTGCTTCCCCTCGGGATCGCCGCGATGTCGGCCGTGCTGTTCCGGCTCGGCAGTCAGGTCGAGGGCGCGATCAGCGGGGCGTGGGGACCACCGCACATGCAGGGATCGACGCTCAACGTGGCCTTCCGCACGCTCATCCAGCTGCCCTCCCTGTATGCGGGCTCGTTCGGCGTGAACTGGGGATTGGGCTGGCTGGACACGATCATGCCCGCGATCGTGTGGTTCCCGGCTTTCGCCGTCTTCCTCGCGCTCATCTTCGCCGGGCTGCGCTCGATGAACCTGTGGAAGGGCATCGCCCTGTCCGGCGTCGCCCTCGTCCTCTTCGTCATCCCGTTCTACCTGCTCGTGCACGGCCGATTCCCGGTCGGGGAGCAGATCCAGCCGCGGTACCTCACCCCGCTGATCATGGTCCTGCTCGCCGTCGCCCTCTGGCAGGTGGGCGGCACGGTCTTCCGGCTGACCCGTGTCCAGTGGTGGGCGATCGTGGTGAGCCTCGCCGTCGCGAACTCGATCGCGCTGCACGAGAACATCCGCCGCTACGTCACGGGCACGGACGTGCCCGGCTTCAACCTCAGCTCCCACGTCGAGTGGTGGTGGCCGATCTCGCTCTCGCCGATGTGGGCCTGGGCCATCGGCTCGGTCGCGTTCGCGGGCGCGCTGGTGCTCGCGCTCCTGGAGTTCAGCCCGGAGGCGCGCTTCCGCATCGGCCGCCGGCGCGTCGACGGGACGGCGCCGGAGCCGCACGAGGAGCTGCGGCCCGTCGAAGCTCTGTAG
- a CDS encoding glycosyltransferase: MKKRRTGVVSVVLVNFRGADDTIECVTRLRETDWPSELLEIVVVENGSGDDSLEKLRALGDDIVLIDSGANLGFTGGCNLGVSKSTGEFVAFLNNDAKPHREWIRTAIETFGTGRDIGAVASKVLDWDGADVDFVDGAITWYGMGYKPHAGEQDRGSWDVEKDVLFGTGAAMFIRAEVFEQLEGFDDDYFMFYDDVDLGWRLNLAGYRFRFQPASLAYHKHHASMNKFGNFREEYLLERNALYTLYKNLGDELLDDTFAAALLLAVRRAVGRGQLDSTQFDLRNPGGDDQRTLDVPKSTMAGVFAIDRFVELLPQMTEKRRAIQASRQRTDRELLKLFGKIDEPAYPIESYLDGYAKIVDSLEVLENAGRRRRVLVITGDPIGVRMAGPAIRSWHIAGELAQEHDVRLLSMTSVAPMDAPFELATISHHHPSSVSEHEKWADVIVLQGNALALFPALAKTKKILVVDVYDPMHLEQLEQGRNNTFRQWNKQIGDATTTLNQQLEQGDFFLCASDRQRHFWLGQLAALGRINAYTYSRDPELDSLIAVAPFGIPSEDPEQTEHAIRGTVPGIGENDKVIVWGGGIYNWFDPQTLIRAVGSLSERHPDIRLFFMGVKHPNPDVPEMEAVAQARALAQQLGLLGTHVFFNESWVPYEQRQNYLLDADLGVSTHFQHVETTFSFRTRILDYLWAGLPIVTTSGDSFGDLVAQEGLGAAVPEQDVDALSDAIEEYLFDAEAVASARAAVARVREDFRWSRALAPLIEFCRRPVRAADKEVEAKSHTGAIKKVQITPRTGIRRDFDRAAYYLREGGVSAVVERYRARVERRRQSAQP, encoded by the coding sequence ATGAAGAAGCGGCGCACTGGTGTGGTCTCGGTGGTCCTTGTCAACTTCCGCGGAGCGGACGACACCATCGAGTGCGTCACCCGCCTGCGCGAGACCGACTGGCCGTCCGAACTGCTGGAGATCGTCGTCGTCGAGAACGGCTCGGGCGACGACAGCCTGGAGAAGCTGCGGGCGCTGGGCGACGACATCGTCCTGATCGACTCCGGGGCCAACCTCGGCTTCACGGGAGGCTGCAACCTCGGCGTCTCCAAGTCGACGGGCGAGTTCGTCGCGTTCCTCAACAACGACGCGAAGCCGCACAGGGAGTGGATCCGGACGGCGATCGAGACGTTCGGGACCGGGCGCGACATCGGGGCCGTCGCCAGCAAGGTCCTCGACTGGGACGGCGCCGACGTCGACTTCGTCGACGGCGCGATCACCTGGTACGGGATGGGCTACAAGCCGCACGCCGGTGAGCAGGACCGCGGCTCGTGGGACGTCGAGAAGGACGTGCTCTTCGGGACGGGCGCGGCGATGTTCATCCGCGCGGAGGTCTTCGAGCAGCTCGAGGGCTTCGACGACGACTACTTCATGTTCTACGACGACGTGGACCTGGGCTGGCGGCTGAACCTCGCCGGCTATCGCTTCCGCTTCCAGCCGGCGTCGCTCGCGTACCACAAGCACCACGCGTCGATGAACAAGTTCGGCAACTTCCGCGAGGAGTACCTCCTCGAGCGCAACGCCCTCTACACGCTGTACAAGAACCTCGGCGACGAGCTGCTGGACGACACCTTCGCGGCCGCGCTGCTCCTCGCCGTGCGGCGCGCCGTCGGCCGCGGGCAGCTCGACTCCACGCAGTTCGACCTCCGCAACCCGGGCGGCGACGACCAGCGCACCCTCGACGTCCCCAAGTCGACGATGGCCGGCGTCTTCGCGATCGACCGGTTCGTGGAGCTGCTGCCGCAGATGACCGAGAAGCGACGGGCGATCCAGGCGTCGCGCCAGCGCACCGACCGCGAGCTGCTGAAACTCTTCGGCAAGATCGACGAGCCCGCGTACCCCATCGAGTCCTACCTGGATGGCTACGCGAAGATCGTCGACAGCCTCGAGGTGCTGGAGAACGCGGGCCGCCGGCGCCGGGTGCTGGTGATCACCGGAGACCCGATCGGGGTCCGGATGGCCGGGCCGGCCATCCGCTCGTGGCACATCGCGGGGGAGCTCGCGCAGGAGCACGACGTCCGCCTGCTGTCGATGACCTCCGTCGCGCCGATGGACGCCCCGTTCGAGCTGGCCACGATCTCGCACCACCACCCGTCGAGCGTGTCCGAGCACGAGAAGTGGGCCGACGTCATCGTGCTGCAGGGGAACGCGCTCGCGCTCTTCCCGGCTCTGGCCAAGACGAAGAAGATCCTCGTCGTCGACGTCTACGACCCGATGCACCTGGAGCAGCTCGAGCAGGGCAGGAACAACACGTTCCGGCAGTGGAACAAGCAGATCGGCGACGCGACCACCACGCTGAACCAGCAGCTCGAGCAGGGCGACTTCTTCCTCTGCGCGAGCGACAGGCAGCGGCACTTCTGGCTCGGGCAGCTCGCCGCGCTCGGCCGCATCAACGCGTACACCTACTCCCGCGACCCCGAGCTGGACTCGCTGATCGCGGTCGCGCCGTTCGGCATCCCATCCGAGGACCCCGAGCAGACCGAGCACGCGATCCGCGGAACGGTCCCGGGCATCGGCGAGAACGACAAGGTGATCGTCTGGGGCGGCGGCATCTACAACTGGTTCGACCCCCAGACGCTGATCCGTGCCGTCGGGTCCCTCTCGGAGCGGCACCCCGACATCCGGCTGTTCTTCATGGGCGTGAAGCACCCCAACCCCGACGTCCCCGAGATGGAGGCCGTGGCGCAGGCGCGTGCGCTCGCGCAGCAGCTGGGCCTGCTGGGGACCCACGTCTTCTTCAACGAGAGCTGGGTCCCGTACGAGCAGCGTCAGAACTACCTGCTGGACGCCGACCTGGGCGTCTCGACCCACTTCCAGCACGTCGAGACCACCTTCTCGTTCCGCACCCGCATCCTCGACTATCTCTGGGCCGGGCTGCCGATCGTGACCACGAGCGGCGACTCGTTCGGCGACCTCGTCGCCCAGGAGGGGCTGGGCGCCGCGGTTCCCGAGCAGGATGTGGACGCCCTCTCGGACGCGATCGAGGAGTACCTCTTCGACGCGGAGGCCGTCGCCTCGGCGCGCGCCGCCGTCGCGCGGGTCCGCGAGGACTTCCGCTGGAGCCGCGCGCTGGCGCCGCTGATCGAGTTCTGCCGGCGCCCGGTGCGCGCCGCCGACAAGGAGGTGGAGGCGAAGTCCCACACCGGCGCGATCAAGAAGGTCCAGATCACGCCGCGCACGGGCATCCGCCGCGACTTCGACCGGGCGGCCTACTACCTCCGCGAGGGTGGTGTCTCCGCCGTCGTCGAGCGCTACCGGGCCAGGGTGGAGCGGCGCAGGCAGTCGGCGCAGCCCTGA
- a CDS encoding glycosyltransferase family 2 protein: protein MTVMVRDEADIIGPMIEHHLAQGIDRIIVTDNGSKDGTTEILESFGSAIDLRHDPVHRKQQFSVVTGMARDAYTRYGADWVVNADADEFWFPRAGAAASLAETFAALDPALTTFTVPVIDMTGDPAATGSGLQRLTVRDLRPVERLRRIGLRDHSTPDAVHIGSADVEVAQGNHFVNLKGAGSVPDGLALEVLHFPWRSWSQFATKVENAGRAYEANPDLLPSPNHHGMREYARLKAGTLFAYYVLRHPDAEETARGLESGELVRDDRVSLSAVSPVPDSPLDAAELRAAAEYGPVIAGLDIRAAEAADAARGREAELLGYVDEGKQRIDGLLADVQERDSRIAELAHELDLERNRKVIKAMNWIDRRVRRPL, encoded by the coding sequence ATGACGGTGATGGTTCGCGACGAGGCGGACATCATCGGCCCGATGATCGAGCACCACCTCGCCCAGGGCATCGATCGCATCATCGTCACCGACAACGGCTCGAAGGACGGGACGACCGAGATCCTCGAGTCGTTCGGCTCGGCGATCGACCTCCGTCACGACCCGGTGCACCGCAAGCAGCAGTTCTCCGTGGTGACCGGGATGGCTCGCGACGCGTACACCCGGTACGGAGCGGACTGGGTCGTCAACGCGGACGCCGACGAGTTCTGGTTCCCCCGCGCGGGCGCCGCCGCGTCCCTCGCGGAGACGTTCGCGGCTCTGGACCCCGCGCTGACGACCTTCACCGTTCCCGTGATCGACATGACCGGCGACCCGGCGGCGACGGGGAGCGGCCTGCAGCGGCTGACCGTGCGCGACCTCCGCCCCGTCGAGCGGCTGCGTCGGATCGGGCTCAGGGACCACTCCACCCCGGACGCCGTGCACATCGGGTCCGCCGACGTGGAGGTCGCCCAGGGCAATCACTTCGTCAACCTGAAGGGCGCAGGCTCGGTGCCGGACGGGCTCGCTCTCGAGGTGCTGCACTTCCCGTGGCGCTCGTGGTCGCAGTTCGCGACCAAGGTCGAGAACGCCGGGCGCGCGTACGAGGCCAACCCCGATCTCCTCCCGAGCCCGAACCACCACGGAATGCGCGAGTACGCGCGGCTGAAGGCCGGCACGCTGTTCGCCTATTACGTGCTGCGCCACCCGGACGCCGAGGAGACGGCGCGCGGGCTGGAGTCCGGAGAGCTCGTCCGCGACGATCGCGTGAGCCTGTCCGCCGTCTCGCCGGTGCCGGACTCGCCGCTCGACGCGGCCGAGCTGCGCGCGGCCGCCGAGTACGGCCCCGTGATCGCCGGGCTCGACATCCGCGCGGCGGAGGCCGCGGACGCCGCGCGCGGGCGCGAGGCGGAGCTCCTCGGCTACGTGGACGAGGGCAAGCAGCGCATCGACGGCCTCCTCGCCGACGTGCAGGAGCGCGACTCCCGGATCGCCGAGCTCGCGCACGAGCTCGACCTCGAGCGCAACCGCAAAGTGATCAAGGCCATGAACTGGATCGATCGCCGGGTACGCCGTCCCCTGTGA
- a CDS encoding ABC transporter permease: MPLQTVGSSGPSFGASWGSLREIWSQRQMLDLLIRRDLKARYKDSALGFLWSLVRPLTQLLIYYVVMGQFLGAARGIPDFAIYIFSGLTAYTLFSEVVNGSTGSIVGNSGLIKKIYLPREIFPLASLGSALFNFAIQFGILLVATLVLGRFPITPDIVYLVPSFLVIVIYSLAFGLLLAALNVYMRDIQYLVDVALMVLMWASPIVYSWKMVKSVIKSPWLLEIYTNNPITLSVLGFQRSLWIGGQGTAEYPAGLMLRLAIAAVIGLVLIVIFHRVFTRLQGNFAQAL, translated from the coding sequence ATGCCCCTGCAGACCGTCGGCTCGAGCGGGCCGTCGTTCGGTGCGTCGTGGGGCTCGCTGCGCGAGATCTGGAGCCAGCGGCAGATGCTCGACCTGCTGATCCGCCGCGACCTCAAGGCCCGCTACAAGGACAGCGCGCTCGGCTTCCTCTGGTCGCTGGTGCGCCCGCTGACCCAGCTGCTCATCTACTACGTGGTGATGGGGCAGTTCCTCGGCGCCGCCCGCGGCATCCCGGACTTCGCGATCTACATCTTCTCCGGCCTGACGGCGTACACGCTGTTCAGCGAGGTCGTGAACGGCTCCACCGGCTCGATCGTCGGCAATTCGGGGCTGATCAAGAAGATCTACCTTCCGCGCGAGATCTTCCCGCTCGCCAGCCTCGGCTCGGCCCTCTTCAACTTCGCCATCCAGTTCGGCATCCTGCTCGTCGCGACGCTGGTCCTCGGACGGTTCCCGATCACGCCCGACATCGTCTATCTCGTGCCGTCGTTCCTGGTGATCGTCATCTACTCGCTCGCGTTCGGCCTGCTGCTGGCGGCGCTCAACGTCTACATGCGCGACATCCAGTACCTCGTCGACGTCGCGCTGATGGTGCTGATGTGGGCGTCGCCCATCGTCTACTCCTGGAAGATGGTGAAGAGCGTCATCAAGTCGCCGTGGCTCCTCGAGATCTACACCAACAACCCGATCACCCTGTCGGTGCTCGGCTTCCAGCGATCGCTCTGGATCGGCGGCCAGGGCACGGCCGAGTACCCCGCCGGCCTCATGCTCCGCCTGGCGATCGCCGCCGTGATCGGGCTGGTGCTGATCGTGATCTTCCACCGCGTCTTCACACGCCTTCAGGGAAACTTCGCGCAGGCGCTATGA